A window of Rhipicephalus microplus isolate Deutch F79 chromosome 8, USDA_Rmic, whole genome shotgun sequence genomic DNA:
taagtcgcaatttaacaccccatttcacaaccacgttaaccaatttagccatcggcccaagtaagtcgcactttaacaccccgttaaccaattatatgctccgcatcctcctcagtgttccctcgagggaagctgcgggcaatttttttaaggtgaagtttttttttacactgcCTCTGTGATCAGCTAACCTTTGACCAAGCAATGATGGAATGTGATGACAGTATCGTTTGTCATCACGGTGTGCGACGGCACAATGATATCACAAATTTTGACCTGCGTCGTCGTGATGACAACATAAGGTGATATCATCCCGTGACGACAACTTCTTTTGTCACTGGTATTGACGCTGTCACCAATCAATTTTGCTCGTGTTTCATGAGGCATCTGAGGACTTCGTCTTAATAAACGCACCTCTTGCCTTGAACAGGTGGAGCGCTCACTACGAGTAATGGACGGAGCCGTCACACTCCTTGATGGATCTGAAGGTGTCCAGGCCCAAACCATCACAGTGTGGGAGCAGGCTTGCCACCACAACTTGCCTAGACTCATCTTCGTGAACAAAATGGACAAGTCTGCTGCCAGCTTTGATGCCTGTGTGTGTGATGTGCGTGCAAAGTTGGCAGCCTCTCCCCTAGTGGTGCAGCTCCCATTGAGAACTGCGGACAAAATGGTTGGCATTGTTGACTTAGTCTCCATGGGAACGGTTGTGTGGCCTGCAGATTCCCACCAGGGCCGTGTCTTCAATCGTGCACCTCTCCCAACAGGGACTAGCCAATACCAAAAAGCTGCAGGGAAGAGGTGACAAATGCTCGTCTGTATGTTGGTGTATTGCCAGATGTGCTGACAATATTCAGTTTGAAATTGAGGGCAAAGTACTGCGCATAATTTTGTTTCTATCATGTTTAGTTTGCATTATATCAGTGTAATCACGACTCTTAACACTTACATATGAGCTAACATTGCCTTTACCAGGCAGATTTGTGGTGACATGACACTATTATCACGAGCAATCACGCATGCCAGTCATTCAACTAAAAGCTTTAATCTTGTATTTTGATCTGTGAAAATTGCACTTTTGCATTTTTCTACGAACATACTGTACAATAATGTGCAGCAATAACTTGCTTTAACCAAGTTTCATTCAACATCACAATGTTTTTCATTATGCATGATATCAATGTTAAGCACATATTCATTGCACAGTCATATCAGTGAATGAAACACTACACTATTTACTAAGGTATGAGCTTCGATGAGTAAGCTGTAGTTTGTGATTCTCTCTATTGCAGCTTATGAATTGTTGCTTTCTTGGAAAAAATTAAAAATGTGCAGAGAAGAGGGCTATAGTTTCTACTTTCACATATGTGGCAGCTTGCCATATCTGTATTAATTTGCGTGTGCTTATACTTAATGTGAAGTAACATGTTTAAGGGTATGCACATTTATTCGTTGCATGTCAATGTCAGTGAGAAAAATTCTATTGCAATGACAGAACGTAAGTCGTGCTGCTGCAGTGTTTGAAGATGGGAAGACAAAGAGCCAAGGCACTGTCTAGCAgagcgagttggttcattcttaaTGTAGCTTTTGGTGCGAAAAAAAGGCAGCGGTTTATTTGCCTTTTTTGCATTGTGCTGTGTTAGGACAAAATGCCAGTTGCACTGTTCACATTAAGAAATGATGTTGCACTATATTTACTTTATTGTAGCCAAAAATTCTGTGATTGTTATGTTGAGCCAAGATTCTATTACAGTTGCAGTAATGTCTCAGTTTTATTATCATGTTAGTGGCACTGTCATTTGTCATTGCTAAAATACAGGCGAAGATGAAATAGCACAAGTCTGAACTGCATGGTAGTACTTATTTACGGTCATGCTTGAAAAACAAAAAGTCTATATATGATATTACTGAAAAGGAAAGGATTAGTGTAGACTTTTAAGTCTGAATGTGGTACCAACATTTGACAGAGCAGAGAGTCGACAGCAAAGCACCACCACTCTTGATTCCAAGGCAATAGATTGTGCAAAACcttttaacctttttttttttaaaccacagtTCGTAGCCGAAGAATGCTAAATTTGCTCAGAAAATGTTAGAAGCAATAAGGTTCCCAGAAAAATAGATATGTTCATCACCTGCTCTTTGTCAACTTTTTCTGCATCCAAAACATATCTTTGTATTGAAAAAGTCTGTGTTTTGAGAGATTTTCACTAGCGTTCATAAGATTTGTTTGTTAGACAGGTTTGTGCATGATTATATTAGAAAAAATTCATTAAAGTGGGAGAAAAAAGAACAACTAAGAGGGAGAAAAGCAGGGGCAGTGGCAAAGAGATGGTTACCAACATTTGACATTTAATATGCGTGCTGTTCCATAAACAAACTGCTTATTAAATTCGGGAGCCTGTTTTGGGTCGTCTTGGTCCTCTTATGTGCCTGTGATGTTTTACTCATTATATCTGCATCACTAGCTAGCCAGCCGGCAGACATTAAATTCTCAGGCCTCAAACGCTTCCACAAAAGTTTTGAGAAGATGCACACTGTGTAGCGTACATTCAGTAGTTTACAAGTCGTCCAATGACAATGAAAAACCGCTTTTTTGCAGGCAAGAGCTCATTGAAGCAGCAGCGGAACTTGATGACCAGTTTGCAGACGAGTTCTTGCTGCGAGATCGGCAAGTCCCACCAGTCGAACTGATGGCAGCGTTAAGACGTATAACTCTTTCGGGAAAGGGGGCACCAATGCTGTGCGGCAGTGCCTACCGCAACCTGGCCGTGCAGCCCCTATTGGATGCTGTCATTGACTACCTGCCTGAACCCGTGGCTTCCGATGGTAGTGGGCAGCTAGCTGCACTGGCCTTCAAGGTGGTGCATACCAAGGTAGCATGCATGACAGGTCTTTAGTTCTTTTGAAAGAGACGTGTGAAACATTTAGATAGTTTTGCCACGGTTTTCCAGGAATATTCACATCAATTCGAATAGACCCCTGTATATTGAGAAACAACAAACCTAAATCATGAAGAGTATGTTTTGAGTACCATGAAAAGGGTGCATTAAATTGCAAGATGCGGAGCAATATGAACCCCACACAATGTACGgtcatgtttttgtttgttttattaaTCTATGAAAATGAGTTCTTATTGTGCCAAACATAAGAAGTTAGACACCTTGTCGAAGTGCATTCAAGTTCTTGTATTAAACTCAAATATTCaaaggaaataaatatatttcatGTTACTATTTTATACTGGTCACAAAAAATAACCAACACTTCCTCATCGAGCGGCAATTATGCAACTTAAGTCAGGCTTGCAAGCACTCTGAAGTCAGAAATGGGAGGCTTCTGCTATCTTTGGAAAGAATGTAAGTCAGCTCAAGGAGTTTGGAGAGCAATAAGAGAAATTGATGAGAAGTTATGACTGTGCAAAGAACCATAGAGTGGAATATGTTGCGTTAACAAGCTGGAAAGCAGTACTTGAATGAAGACAAGGGCTAGTTGGCATTCTAGATGAAGATGTACAGTTTTACAGCGGATCGGTGGTCACCTCACATTTGCATCCATTACAGAGCTATTTATGTGCATCCATCACAACAGGAATGGCACCGTTATTGGCACATACTAGTACTTCCCATGCCTTCCACTTACTGTCATTCCTCTTCACATTCATGTTTTCACTCTTGAATTTGAGAAATAATATAATCAAAAACAGATTTATCTTTGTAAAATGTTTTTTCAACACTTACATGTGCAACCTATCTGTAAACCCACAAAATTGCACATTATTCCAAAATAATCGACATTAAGTTCCAACAAAAATAATTTCATAATACTTCGATTTGTACATTTTATAGTCACTAATTTAAATTCACTTGTAGTTAGATATTTATTTACCCTGAAGTGATTCATGTTCTCTTTTTGTACAAATATAAACACATCTCAAGCTCAAAATATATTGAAATTTCATTTCCGATTCTCTTGATTTTGAGCAAAGAAAAATTATGCTTCTGACGCATCTCGTGGAGGGCAGCACATCGAATGACTCGTAGAACATGGCAGTGCCTTCAGAAAAATAATTATATGACACAGTACATTGCAAAATTAAGTTATAAAAGACATTTATTATACAGGGGGTGTGATTCATCTCAACCTCTTTTATCGACTAGTCAATGTAACTAGCCCAAGCACGTTGTGCACGCAGTTGTGCACAGAATGATTAAAAGGGTTAATAATGGATAAAGCAGTCCTTATGCTTCACATGCTTACAAACATGCCGTCTTTGTACAGTTTAAGGGCCCGCTAACATTCGTGAGGATCTATAGCGGTCGCATTGCAACTGGCCAGCGACTGTATAACGCCACGCGGGACCTGTCCGAGAAAGCAGGCGAGCTTGTCGAAGTAACAGCCGACGAATATCGCACCGTGAGTGAGGCTGTGGCCGGTGACGTGCTGGCCATTGCCGGACTCCAGCGCAGTGTCACCGGAGACCTGCTGGTTGCCAGTGCCGCCACGGCTCGCTCGGCCCTTGAAGGTACTATACTGCAATACTTTCTTGTGCGAGTATTTGAGCACTTCAAATATTTGAATGATTATTATAGTATTTGAGTTTGATTCGAGTTTAAATTATAGAAAGTTTTGAAGCAATATTATAGAAAGTTTTGAAGCAAAATTATAGAAAGTTTTGAAGCAGTCTAAATGAATGAATAGATGTATACATTATTCCACATGTAACCCCCATGTAAAAGTGGGTTCACTGCAGTGGAAGGGTGTTGTACCATGAATATATTTATCCTCAGAAAATTAACACTACCGCAAAGCCTTACaacaaggttaaatgaacatttTGCCCTGCTATCGATTCATCACTTTTCGAAGTTTAAAAGCTTATTATACCGTCTTGCATGCTTTAAGGCtggtaaattttaaaatgtaacatattttacaggttatcactagcATGTTACCGAAAGTCTAAACCTGCTACTatattcaaagttgcttccacttactttgaataaaaaatatgGACGTTTGCGCATACATTGTTTCAATTTAAAAAAGTATTGTTCAGGTTTGCTTGGTTATGACCATTTTGCTCATTTTTCTTTACAATTTGGGGCATTTGCTACTTGAATTTGACTCAAAATTATTCTACACAATCACTAATAACTAAGTTCACTTTGAAAGGGGCcaagcaacactttttgagcgtggttATAAAACACTGCTGATGGGTAGTGGAGGCTCCCAAGAACACACGAgccagcacgcggcctggaattcacaataaattatcaaagttagCTAAAAATTACTTTCTCTTTTCTTGTCAAATGAACGGAGACGCTCAAAAATTGCTTGTACATGGCCATCTATGAATGAGCTATTGGCTGACTTGAACATCATGGCGTGCTCCGTCCTAACTGGGATCGCCGCGATAGGCCGCAACTTatccacgcgtgcacgcgcgatcacactggaaaagccgcgtattcaaagaaaaaaaaaaaatgtgctcaaggtcacgagtggtatattttctttgcccctgccatctctccctgcttagtttccagcaCTTCGTCAGGACGAGACAAGAAAGAATGcatttgcagcatgcgacaaatttttataactctgctcatactggacagattcttgaaatttttgcggtgttgaatttgtAAAGCAATAAGCTCTTTTGGTGAAGCTCcttggttacttaaaaaagtgtttcagggcttcTTGAACCTTAACtttactattcacacaagccAAGTGAGAATGTAGCTGTACTGCAAATATGAAATCGTGTAGATAGAGACTATCTGATGTGTGCATGGACTTCACTGTCGAGAAATTGGACAGTAGAACTAATTGGCACCACAAGATTAGCAATAAAGAAGATGCTCTTTCCTTTCaccagtgttttctttttgtatatTGTATTTTCATATTCCATGAAAAACAAAAACCTCTAACTAGTGCCTTCTCTGCTAAGTTCTTAGTTGCTTAATtataaaagtcacagttttgccgagGGCAAAGCAATGAGTGCAATAGTAACAAATTGAAAAGTAAAACAAAGAAAGGCTAGCAGCTCGCTCTTTTCACAAACATAGCTGTTGCTGCGAGTATAGCAAGTTTCGTGCACACTATGGCTTTATGCAAACTTTGCGATGAAGGCAGGATGCATACAAAGCTATAGGTCATCTGCTGAACCGCTCTTAAGAGATAAATGCGCGAGCATTGGTGACCATGCCTTGTAGGTTAAAGTCCAGAGCTGAAGAAGTCCAGCCTCACTCCGGCGAAAGACAGGCAGCACAATGCCCTCTAAACATGCGCCCTTTGGCCCTCTGCGCCATCTTGCAGGTGATAGTGAACAAGCTTCTGCCCCACTGAAATAGCTCAGCGTTGCAAGTGCTTAACGAAATGTTGGTAACGCTACTGAGaataaagaagacaggacagggTGCTGAATTTGGTGCCCTgttttatcttttttgttttctatttCTTGTTATCAGTTGTGCCACAAATATTTCGTTAAGCTATGCCCCAACTCGCCCAACATCGCACTCTGCTGCTAGCGCTGTTCTGTCCACCTCTATCGTCCACATATTTGGTTCAATTGAAACTCATTTTTGAACATGATCGTCTATTAACTAGCCCAATTCATTATATTGCATTAAAACAGTACTTTAGTTAAACCCTAATCGTTCttgcttaatttatttatttgttcaaaAATACATTATTGCCATAATGCTTGCAGCAAAAGGTCACATTAGACAGTGCTCTCTCACTGAGTTTTTAGCACTAGTAAGTACAGAGTGATAATTTAAGTATAAATTATTAATTTGTTCAAGTGGCCATACTTGGAACTTCATTAAGATAAAAAACACAGTCTTTGGTATTACATTCTTCCCCTCGTCTTGACTGAGCATCTTAAGTCAAACTCAGTTGACAATATATCTGATACATCAAAAATTGCAGGGTTATAAATAACACCCAGTTTTTATCCTCTGAATTAGACAAAACAAAAAACTCAAGAATGACGGAATTCTAGTAGTCGGTTATATGTAGAGTGAACGTTTGTTAAACGCATATCTATAGCATATATTCGACTTGTATGATATGTAGAATATATAATATATGTACAGTATTGAATGTATAAGACGCTTTGTTGAATGTATATGTAGAATGAGTGTTTGCCAGCTCTCTTTTCGTTCGTTGAGTACAGGGCCTGCCGGTCAGCGAGCAGCGATGCACGTTCCCGAACCTGTAGTGCTGTGCAGTATCGAGGCCCCATCTATGCGTCAGCAGAATGCACTGGATGCTGCCCTGGCCTGCATGCTACGTGAAGACCCAGCCCTGCGACTCAGCCACTGTCCAGACACTGGGCAAATGGTCAGTCGCGAACTTCCGTAGTACGTTTTTCATATAGAtgaaataagcagcgctgcatGTCTGTCATAGATTTCTGGAACATATAATTATAGGAAAGTATATCTTGAACTGATGATGTGCAAGTTTATGAAGCCTATCAGACAATGATAAAGTCTGCGGAAATGCGACTGCTGTCTAATTTTAGAATACATAGTAATGTCCCATGATCTAGGAGCAGAGTTAGTGGATGATGATAGCTCCTCTTTTTTGCAGAAAACGTTTCGACAAGAAGCAACTGCTCTCAAAGGCACAAGCCTTAGATGCTTCATCAAATGCGAAAATTGGCTGTGGATGTCAACATTAGTGATGTAAAAACCATTGGCATTTCATGATGTCAAGGATTGTAAAAAGTTGTGACATCATTATGACATCACAGGACGTGACTTTACATGATGACGTCAGCACATAATATTTTTGCTTGGTCAAAAGAGGGCTGATCATAAAAGCAGTGAAAAAACAACGTTAGGTGCATGAGGTTTTTGGAGGACAGGTGTGGGTGATTCAATGCATCGacgtagaataaaaaaaaagaagcctttcGCCTTCAAGCCATCTTAAGTGAATGCCCTAAGAGTtaatttttcttctttaaaaGACTCGTACTGACTGTTTCATACTTGTCCTGACGGCAGGTCCTAGGTGGCCTGGGACGGCTCCACCTGGAAGTGACGCGGGACCGCATTTTGCTTGAGCACAATGTGGATGCCAGCCTGGGCCCTCTTCAGGTAGGCTGGGCCGGGGTTATGCAATCACACCAGTTACAAAGGTCTGTTCCGAAACCCGCTTGTGTCCACAGGCACATTTGCGGAGGATAGCAAACCGATGCACCACCTgggagtgacaaaaaaaaaaaaaaggctgcatcGCCATGATCGCAGCAGCTTTTGCTGTCACTGCATGAGTTGCCGCAGCCAGGATAAGAAGGTCGAAGAGTTCTGTGGCTGCAGTGTCGTCTGCAAAAAAGAAGCCGAATGCAGTACTGCCTGTGGGCTTGTGCAGTGCTACGCACAAGCAGTGCCATTTATCAGCTTTCCTTACCACCTACAGGTGGTGCTACCACCAGCAAATTTCCACAAATCTAGCCATGGCTTGTTCACATCTTGTACATTGTAGCACCAAACTGGTACAAATACGCTCAGACCTCATTATTAGAAAGTCGCGTGCATATATGAaaagactatttttcattcacTTCATTTTAACCGACGATTTATTATATGTGTGTGTTTTATAGAGATTTGAGTACATATTTGGTAACATTCAGATAGATGAAAGCTGGCAGTCCTCTCATGTCTCTTGTTCTTGTGAACGTCTGTTTTTGCGCTCTAATGTTCTCAA
This region includes:
- the mRRF2 gene encoding mitochondrial ribosome recycling factor 2 codes for the protein MLLVRGKSGSLLRSAPPLCRCLCTAGASQSGQPKGKQRKIRNIGIVAHVDAGKTTITERILFYSGLTRAMGEVHDGDTVTDCLPQERERGISITAATVTFPWRDHRVNLVDTPGHVDFSMEVERSLRVMDGAVTLLDGSEGVQAQTITVWEQACHHNLPRLIFVNKMDKSAASFDACVCDVRAKLAASPLVVQLPLRTADKMVGIVDLVSMGTVVWPADSHQGRVFNRAPLPTGTSQYQKAAGKRQELIEAAAELDDQFADEFLLRDRQVPPVELMAALRRITLSGKGAPMLCGSAYRNLAVQPLLDAVIDYLPEPVASDGSGQLAALAFKVVHTKFKGPLTFVRIYSGRIATGQRLYNATRDLSEKAGELVEVTADEYRTVSEAVAGDVLAIAGLQRSVTGDLLVASAATARSALEGPAGQRAAMHVPEPVVLCSIEAPSMRQQNALDAALACMLREDPALRLSHCPDTGQMVLGGLGRLHLEVTRDRILLEHNVDASLGPLQVAYKEMPSDYSAEPVRHLLDRTAGGTNHKVEVEMRVLPSDTQFQELKVVVTDENGLGQLWQQHRRALNTGVLLALSHGPLRGFPVTNARVELLWCQVGRGTSLAMVSAAASQCIAKCLASAAVVLMEPIMDVQLSIPEMYFGRLLSDLSQRRAKIKEISQRQDMRVLDAEVPLAEMNDYADVVRTLSSGRASFTMSLAAYHPMGAQETAVALKRLAGFTENV